The following is a genomic window from Nymphaea colorata isolate Beijing-Zhang1983 chromosome 3, ASM883128v2, whole genome shotgun sequence.
AATGTTTGccagggttttttttttttttaattaaaaatgcATCCGATATTTTGGACAAATCGACCTTGTTCATCATCTATGGCTTTCCGAAGTCTACTTACGTCCAGATGCTTGACCTACAACCCGTTGCTATGTTAAGCGAATTACGAATCTCACAAATTGCTACGTGTAAGTGAGTTGATCTCTTAATTGCATTCAAAACCTGACGATGGTAAAGGTGAATAAAGTTGCTCAGCCCCATTCCCAACATTCTGCACAGTTAGCTTTTACATGGCGCCCACTTGTGTTCAgattaaaaaagaacaaagatctctctctctctctctctctctctctatgtcccGTTGTTTGCTTGTACATAAGAGGACTGTCGATCACTTTTCCCTCTCTGTAACACTATGCATACATAAGAGGAAAATGGATCACTTCCCTCAAGGGTTTGTGTATCCGATGTTTCAAGCATGTTCTTTTATAAAACAAACCGCATGAGTGCATCAAGAATTTTCAGGCCTGCTATCTTTCTCCAGAGGTCGCTCTCGGCCTCCCATGGCTAAAGGCGCGTCTAGTACAGCTTTCTGGTTACCTGGCTTCCTGCAacttttttgccatttttttaagaaagaacaacaatattttacttttttttttaacacaagaCAGATGAGTTCCTTCTGGCATCAGTAATCACAAATATGGACTTTCAACTTCGTTTTTCATCCACAATTGTTAACTTTCGTTTTTAATGGGAACAAAGAAACCAAAACAGAGTGCGAATCTGACCACTATTGATAGACTggaaaacctgaaaaatgaagAGATGTAAAAGACAGAAAGCTCCTCTCTGCCATTCATATGGTGATTGGAAAACTCCGCATGCGAGCTGCCCAACATACAGCCATAGTCATGACGTCCAGTTCTTGCCACCAAACAATGGGACAGGCCGGATGTTGAAATATGTTGCCGACGTAAGGTAGCTACAGCTCAATACAACATAGAGTTTAAACCAAGGGGATAAACAGGTCAGGAATGTACATACGGTCGTCACAATGATGACAAAAGCAAAGTTCACCAAGCACCTAGGCACAGAGAGATCAACTTCCACGGTTTGGTTCGGGAAATGTCCTTTTGAATGAAAGTCTGAAAGTAGGCTGTCCTTCTGCTGGAACAGATTGAGCAACCAATCAGCAGCTTCAGACTCTGATGTTGGGATTGCTTGCAGCGGGAAGTGGCGAACATGTATATGAACTTCAGAAGGCTCCACACCGAAAACATTATCCATGAAGGACGGGCACCGATGCTTGTAACCGATAGTTACATCATAAACTGCAGCCATCCTCGAATTAGTACACAGAGTTTACATTtaatacaaagaaaaactaaCGTAATATTCAGGTGGTACACAGTGCAAGCAGTTTAGAGTTGTGTTATTTTACATTACTTGAAACACAGTTGATAGGAGAGAGGACACAATTAGTCATTTAACTTAATTTAGATATACTAGATAAGGGGGATGCTGGAAAGTGGGCATATCTGAATTGGAGAGGCCGGAGGACATATGGGACTCGCGAGTTGTGATTCCTCAAACCGATCAAAGCACACAGTAACTGTTTATAGCCAAGCAAAAACATGAAAGGCTGGTAACCACCATTATAAAATTGGCTTGGTAAGAAACAAGGCaatggtttaaactttaaagcagaGAGCataggggaaaaaaaaaactctttctaAAGAAAATGCAGAATCTTTATTCCTTCATATACCCAAATTCCAACTGACAAAGGAACTGGAGCTGTGCACATTCATGCAAGAAATATAACCATCAGAATTTTAACAAATCTCATAGCTAAGCAATACGACTTTACACATTTAAGCAGCAGATCTAGAAGCATCAAGATCAGATTGCTAAGCTCTCAATCACTATCCTTTACATTCTCCCTTCTTCTAGATTTAGTATCTACTCCCTTCTTCTAGATCTAGTATCTAGAGCAGCAACTAACTAAAGATCTGAAAGAAAATACAGAAGCAAAATATATGACAGCAGCCTGAAGTGAAACAAGACATTGACAGCTGAAAGGTGGCAATGGCATTAATCTGCTAAGAACAAACAgcatatgaaagaaaaatacattCATCATAAGAAATAATAAACATAAAGAAGCAacaaagggaaaataaaatagaaactTTGTGCCACGAATAAAGATAATTATGCAAAACTGTTCCATGAGGAAAACAACAGTTCAAAGAAACGTAACCTTTGTCCAAGGAGTTCCTAAGAAGCTCTGTGCAGACTGAGAAACCCTTTGTTTTGGGAAGAAGCACATGTTTAAGTATAGGCAAACCATTCTCCTTTGCATGCTGTTGGCTCCTTAAACATTTCTGCTCACTGggaatgacaaaaaattataaaatggaaCCATACGAGCCGATGTAACTAAAACCAGTTCCCACAAAATAAATACCCTAACACAGAATCATGCAGCACACCTTCAAGAAATAACTAAGGAAAAGCCAATGATTCATGGGACTAAGTTTAttaaaagaagagaggaagaaggtcGACTTCATGATGCAAAGCTATATATTTACAGTGAACGTCTACAATCATAAATAGGCACCAGAAGAGAATCAAATAAGTGCAGAAGAAAAGTGTTGCGAATGTGGGTGTGTGGCTATCAGCATGAATGTGAGGGTCAAGTCCTTAAAGGTCTCGGTGTTTTCTGAATCCCAGATAAATGATAGCTTAAATGCATCAATGGCATTCAGAATTCGCCTGCATTTCTGATCAGCCAAGACAGGCCAGAAGTTCTGACAGAGAAACACTGCACTAGCATCACCTGAAGGGGCTACCTAAGCGAAGGATgagtttcttttccttcctacaattttttttaatattatgttCTGATCCAATTTAACTTTTTCCGATGTTTCtgtttacttttcttttctacatatttcaaaattggtggtagtagcaaagtTCAATTTTTCTTTCAGAATATGGGATTTGAGGCATACTCTGGAAGCACCTAAAATTTGAACCGAGAAGAAAGGAAGTTTCCTGctaagtaaattttttttttattcagaaGGAAAAATTACCAATTCATAGGCAAATTGCCTAAGTTTtcgaaaaattgaaaaaaatattggccaCCACAGTATGAATATACAGACCACAAAGTAACAAGCATTAAGACACCTAGTTCCGATAAGCAGAATCACCTGTCATCAAAGGGCTGAATGTATAACCATGAAGGGCGGATATGTTAATGTCTTAACACTTTTGTGGgtaaatcaaatcaaacagaTCAAGGAGGAAACAAAGGTAATAAACtatttaaaacttgaaaaacaaattaGTTTAACCAAGCAACGACAAATAATAACAATTGAAAAATATACCACGGGCACTTTGCCCCATAATTAAGTAAATTTACAGTTATATTGTaaataaacaaaagagaaaTGATAACAAAAAGTTAGAACAGGAAAAAGACTAAGAAACTACAAACAAGGCTGTCACTTCATAATTATTGCATCAACATATGTAGCAAAGACCAGAAATATCAAAGTAGAAAAGCAACATTTAACAACAAAAAGATACAAGTCGTAAAGTGATTTATAAAGCCACATGTTAAGGTCATCATCAGAAAACCAATGGAACCAGATTAGAAGTGTCATCATTCAGTTGAGATGCATTTATAATGATCAAAAGCGTGACTTGAAGATCAATATTGAAGCTTATATTGATAGATATTACCTGAAAAATACAAATATCTCGGTCCAATAAAGCATATCTAATGCATTAGATATTGCAGCAAAAACAGTTCAAACAAGGATAAGTCTGATAGAGATTTACGTGTAATCAGTTCCCTCAGGGAAAACGATCAACCAGAGGGGATCCAAGGGATCAAGAAAAGTTGACAGCATTTCTCGGATAAGAAGCTCATCATGTTCCCATTTTCTTTCGACTGGTATGAAATCAAAAATGTGGAAACCCCAACCAAATATTGGTAATTTCATCAAGCTGTTCTTGAGTATATATTTGATATATCCCAGGCGGCCTTTTCTTATCGCAAAGTTCCATAAGTACATCCAATCAACCTCAGTTCTATGGTTACAAAGAAGCAATACCCGTTCTCCTGGAGGAACAATTTCCCCTGACCACACAACTTTAGTCTTGTTTATTTTCTCGAACAGAAAAGGCCATAATGACAACCACTTGCTGAAGAAAAAGGATGTCATCCTCCTACTGCAGCGCACACTAAACAATCTTGGCAGGACATATGCGACAGGACTTAAGCAAACCAGCATCATAAATGCTGTCGAAAGTAGAACGACGAGGCAGCAAATACCCCTCAAAATCCTCAATGGAGACAAAGGTCGATGCCTAGAACTCAGATTAAGCATTACTTGAGAATGGTCTGTCTGCAGTATAGAAGAAGTTTCAGTCTCACCATCAGCTAAACTATTCATCTCATTAGTGTACGTTTCACATCCGTCCAAGGCACCTTCAGTAGGAGAAGCAACACCCAACTGGTCAGCCAACTGTTTCTGCATTCCCACCGGTTAAATGTTGAGGTAAATGACCAATAATTGGCATATCTCGCTCCTTACCAGATCTCACTTGAATATTAATTAGATCGGCACTGCTTATTTGTTAAACCTACTAACGGGGTTCTGCTACAGCAGATACAAGCCCCAAGTCACCGTAGTGAAATTGACAAGCAAACGACTGCCAGTTGTGTACTCACGCATGGTACATGCAAGCAGCCACTGCAGTTGAAACCAGTGGAGGCCTCCTAAAGTGACAAATTATCTGCAAGATACAATTGGACCATACAAATGAAATCGATCTACCAAAAATGGACTAGACATGCAACAACAGTGACTTCAGCTCAATAGTTCCATTCCTCCATTAATAATAAAAGTAAGCAAAGCAACAAAAGTCCTTGACCAAATTAGCACCTGCAagacttcaaaattttttagcaGAGATACAGCCTTGTTCTTCTTCGGTGGTTGGCCGCCGTCCAGGACTTCAACCTGAATCAGATCAGTTGCATTCCAGATCCGAAATATAACCAACAACTCATTCTAAACCCGGACAGAGGATCCATTGCTTAACCAGACGAAGGGAACAGCAACGAAATGTTCATATATGAAATGAGGTCCATAGGATCCGGATCCCGAAATAAGCGGGAACCAAACCCGACTTATTCATCAGATAAAGAAACCAGCCACCAACTCTCGACTCGCATATCCACAGCGAACCGAATCATTAACAGCTTAAAATAAGGTGGAAAGGAATGTTCGAAGAAGCCTTacagtttatactttataccaagaatcaataatttaaaaaagcaaaatatgAACCCGTGAATATCATTTCTTATTTCCATGGTAATTTTTTCCCCAAATAGCATTCCCTCTTTTCCACCTGCGCAAACTAGTTcttactttaaaaaaatgtggagATCAGGATGAAGAGATTGGCTAATGAATTCAAAGAAATCATCACATATTTTCTCGACCAGATCGGGGTCGTGTGTTCCAAACCGTGcgaaaaacgaaaaaagaatAGGCGAAGCAAAACATAGGCTTTCTCCACGTAAATCCCTTTGTAAGGAGATAGAACAGTGATTTTCTTCTCTGAAGCGTCCAGACAGAGAAAGGGAAATCTCCACCTCCGCGAAAAAGTCGCCGGAAATCGATTTGCCGGCAGAGAAAGGGGAAACTTTCCCGCTTTTCGACCCGCCTAACATGTTGGGAGACACAGGGGAGACGCGGAATAGGATGGCAAACCACGGGATTTTCTCCATATGGTTAACGGAAAAGTTTTTTCAATTGCAAAGCCCAAGAAGGTCGAACAGAAGGCAACTCACCGGGATGATCCCTTCAGCTGGACGTGGACGACAAGCTGGccggcgagagagagagagatgggctgATGAGACGTGTCTTCCCTGCCAATCGGGACTTCTTTCATCACGTCGGCGAGGGCCGAGTTTCCTATCCAGTATCCATATTGGGTTCGGATCCGGGTAAGGGTCCGAGCGAGACAGAGTGGCTGCTCTCCTggtcttttcatttttacatcATTTCATCGTCTTTATTTCgactttagaaaattttgaggACGCATCAAGGCACCAATTATTCCCTTTgctttagaaaaaaagaaaaaaaggtaatCTCAATTCGATATACCCAATAAAATCGCAGCATAGAGGACCGAGGTTTTTTACTCCCCTTCTacaaattcaagtttttatcaaaattgaatttctgATTATGATGACATCGAAACACtcttaaaacttgtttttgtatAAGCCAAGAGATGTGCACTCTATCACTAAAACCCGTAGTTAAGTAAGTAAGTACGTATTGTTGCTAATGCACATTTTGTGACCGTTTTTAActgtacaaaataaaaaaatattttttaacgcACAATTGTCTTTATTATCGGGcataaatatgtacatataaataaatatctaatAATATGACCAAACTAGTCTTTATTAAGCGGTTAAATATATTTAGCATGTAATtgtatttttcttaataaacaCATTGAATTCCTACCTTCAAGCTTTGGCAATAAAATACTATGAATAGCGTACCCGATAAAGAATTTTTAACTAACTTTTTGGATTGCCATGCGCCGTTTTAGTTAACTCtttcaaaacaagttttctTATGTCtagtctttaatttttttttttttgaagatgatttttttgcttattttttactGATATTCAACCGATCCAAAATtactaaatattttatatataagtaAACCGGAGCATGAGGATAAAGTAGGCTTGAGGCCTAGCAGgattacaaaaaaataatttttaatataatttaatatataaatataattttagtTCTCAAGTCTGAATCGGGTCAGAAACGATGCCTACGCCTCGTCATTCAGACACAAAACCAGATTTCAAGAACAGATTAAAATgaaccaggtttttttttttttttttgccatgaaGCGTTGCTTTGAAAGGGTGTCATCGAAATGCTAATTTGTAGCTTGTGAAGAGGTCAAAGTCTTGAAAGGAGCCCGCTTCCAAGATTTTCACCAAGTTTGAAGGCGGCTGATGGTCACCTCCCACCAGAGATctctttttgtttaattcatCATGCGGATTGGTAAACTTGCGCTGTTCGAGATTGAAAATGGTGCCGCAGATTGAAAGATGGCGGCTGCATTTCTTGTTGTGTCTTTTGGAAATGTACAAGTGGAATCTAATTTACTGTTTGGTTTTGGATTAGTACTGGCGGTCTTTGTATTCCCGAAAGATATTCTTCCTGTTCTACGTCTGAGATTCAAATTTATCTCATGACTCTGAGCCATTGTTCAAAATATGTTCGAACTTATCGCAGAGAAAACAACAATTTGTcaaaaaccatcaaacacaatCTAACAGATCAGATTGTAATTTGTGAGCAGACAAAGCCGATGAAAATGACTCGATGATGAGAGGAATCCAACTGGAAGACACTAGGAGGCAAAAGGCTCAGCCAACGAAGACGTCTGCAGCCTGTAGTTAACCGCAGGTACCACTGATCTGGTAGTGCCACCAGTTTGGAATATCACAGCCGCTTGATGAGGGTGGAGCTAGGAGTGCATCAGATCTTTAGTGGTGGTAGTAGGCCTACACTTGTCATCCTCAATTCCTCATTGTGGAAGAAAGCAGGAACTTCTTTATCTGTTGGAAGAGATTAACTAAATGGTTTACAGAAAGAGGGACAAATGTGGCACCGGATTCCATGGTTTGGCTCTTCATTTGCTTACAGTTCCACCAGAAAGGTTAAACCCTTCCAATTGATTGATAATGGAGTTGCATCCGTGTGCTTAGAACCGCAACTTTGTGTCTTTATCATGTCGGTCACTCTCTCCTAACTGTCAAAATAATAACATGTCCTTCAATGGTTTCTGTCCGTGGAGACTGCTTATCTAAAAGCTTAACGACGATTCTGATTCCCAACAACCAGTCACCAAGTAGGGCTCAATTGATATATCTACTGGTCATTCCGAAGTTACGGTAAGAACCATTTCACTTCTTTTGCAGATGTGAACTGCCATTATACGCCTTCTTTGGATTTTATGTTCTAATTCTTGAAACCCTTCCGCCGTTTTCTTACCTTTTCTACTCTCTTACTGTTTGGGTTACTGACATTATAGTTATGGTTCTTGCAGTTTGTTCAGACAATTCATTCCCTAAAAATAACTTCCTACATCTCCATCGTATTTAAGAAATTGATTGGCTGCCAGTGGACATGAATCGAAAAATATTCTCAGTTGTCTGCTAATCTGGTTACCATTGTTAAGCAACTTTACAGTGCTTCTGGTTCAAGAAACAGTGTAAACATTCCCAACTCGAGAAAAGCTTCTGTCTTTAATCGCCCCGGATGATCAATAAGCAGCTCAATCTTCTCACATGATCCTTCCGCTAGACCCCTTTTAGAGCAACTGATCTCTCTATAATTGTACATCAAGAACAATCAAAGCAAGCCGCTAGTCTTCCAGACATGGTCTTACTTCTCGATGTTGAATCAGATTACCATGATCGAAGTGTTTAGTGCATatgttaaagaaaataaattggtAGTCTTTTCCACCGCTCTGCTTTTCTAGAGTTCAGTATCTCTCGAGTTTCCATGTTCCCTTGTACAGTTTTATAATAATATGCGTATTTTTCTCATCCATTTTCTTCTTACTTTGCATTGGTCCCTAACATTCCAGTGCACAACAAATTTATTCTTTCAGACGTCATTTAGATGGTTTGGCAGTTTCAAAGCAGTTGGCTGCCAAAGGCGTTATGTCTGgccaaaatggttttaaaaggAAATAACTTATGCCGACATCTGGTCTACTACTTAAAACAGAGAAAAGCGTCAGTCTTCCCATATGGTATATCAATATCAAAATTACAGTCACGGCTGCAACGGCAAGAATTGCAGAGGTAGCCGGTTCAAAGGACGCTATGTAGGTGGATGAGCGGCCTCAGCTTTACCTTTTACCATCTTATTTCAAATGGCGTGATTGCAGTGGTGGTCAAGAGATATGATTAGAACCACCTGATAGATCAGCTTTTGTGCATCAACTGTCCTTATTGGATGTTTGATTTGGTCATTACATGAACCAGAAACAGAATTTCATGACTCCATCAAGAAGAAACCATTTGATGAAAAAGCTTGAGCAAACGAAGAATGTTAAGAAtgtaaatttgatttgatttgcaTACGGAGGCAGAAAACAGTGTCCTCTGCTACCTTCTTTTCAAATGCATGATTTACATGCCTTGCTTGCCTAATTTATGTATTGGTGCTCAAGAGATAATGATGAAAACCTCTCGATAAATCAGCATTTATGCATTATCTATCCTTGCTGGATGTTCGATTTGGTCATTATATGAAACAGAAAGGGAAATTCCCTACTCTGACAGGAAGTAACCGCTTGATGAAAAAGCTTGAGCAAGCAAGAAAGTAAATTCTATTTTATACAAATTAGGGATTATTTTTTCTCCCCAAAATTCTGACATAATCTGGTTCTGTATTGCTCacaaagaaagtgaaaataagaaaaatgaaaagtaaaactaCACAAAAAGTAAACTCTCAACAGCCTCTGCAAGGACAGATCATTTGCTAACCCACAACTGTTCGCATATCAGAGGCAGGCAACAGTCTCCTCTGCTAGctttctttcttcccttccAACTCACAGGACTCCCCGTTGTTGCTCGACGGAGAAGGGTGGTCATCGTCCTCAACCATTCTGCTCCCTTTCAGATGTTTCCGGATGTAGAAATTGAGAAAGAGAAGCAGGAGAGTACCGTTGAGGAAGGAATTGAACACCCACGCCCCGATCCCATTGCACCCTTCCTTCCTGAAATGCAGGAGCAGAACGCCGATATGGGCAGCGAGGTAGCATCCCAATAGAAGAATCTGGCAATTCACGACCACCGGAAAGCAGGACACCGGCCACCCGACGCTGGTCCAAAAGCGGTACCCATACATAATGGAATAGATCAACGTGGTGGAGAGTATGGCGACCACCTGAAACGATTGGGAGAACTCAAGCCACAGGAAGGACATAAAGATGAGGATGGAACAGTGAAAGAGGCGGAAGAAGGTGAGCGGCCGCCGCCGGAGGATGGAGAAGAAGGTGCGCAGCGGGAGGAGGAACCGGGAAATGTAGAACATGTAAGACCAGAAGAAGACGCGGCCCGACGGTCGCGTACCAAGAGGAAAGCAAAGGAGCCATTGAATCGGGGTCTTGCTCCGTCGCCATAACCACCGGGTATCGCGAATCTCCGCTACCGTCGAAAGGCTGATCCCGATGAAGATGGCAGCGGAGACAACGGCGATGGCGAGGCTGTGCAGCGCAGGGAGGAGGCCAAGAGGGACGGGGCGCCTGCGCTTGATCAGGACGAGGCTCAGGAGCAGGGCAGAAGCGAGGTAGATGCCTATGGATGAGAACAGAAACAACCACGTCGATCCCCATGAATGGATATGACTCCACCTGAAGTTTACAATCGCTGGGTGCTCCGCCAAGTAATATTGCAATCTCTGAATCGCCATGCCCACCATCTCCTCTTTTTGCAGACTCAATTCATCAACAATTCAAGAGAGGGATGCAAAAACTTACTTTCTTCCGCCTCCGCCGGGGTCTGTCTGCTGCCAACGTTCCTTTCTTCGGCTGCCCTTTTTATATGTGGCTGTCTTCTGACTTCTTCGTCCTTTTGTAGAGGAGTTGCAGGAACTTTGTTGAAAGGGAGACGCCTCCGTCCCTCCTCGCCTTCTCGGTCAGCAAAAAGGTTGAAACCTCCCGAACCCGCCGGGCTCGGAGGAGGCGACGGTGGTCCGAACTCAGATCGGAAGCTAAATGTCTGGGTGCAACACGTGGGTGGTGCTCAATCTAGGGAATCCAATGGAAGCCCTTGCCGTTAGATGGGACTGGGGATCTGAGCTGCCACCCTACATGTGAATGGCTGCTTTGACGGTGAGCTGGAGAGCCAGAGCTCATCGGGGCTCTCTCAGGAACTGGCTGCCTTCAGGCGGTCAGAGTTTGCTTTGAT
Proteins encoded in this region:
- the LOC116250204 gene encoding elongation of fatty acids protein 3-like — its product is MVGMAIQRLQYYLAEHPAIVNFRWSHIHSWGSTWLFLFSSIGIYLASALLLSLVLIKRRRPVPLGLLPALHSLAIAVVSAAIFIGISLSTVAEIRDTRWLWRRSKTPIQWLLCFPLGTRPSGRVFFWSYMFYISRFLLPLRTFFSILRRRPLTFFRLFHCSILIFMSFLWLEFSQSFQVVAILSTTLIYSIMYGYRFWTSVGWPVSCFPVVVNCQILLLGCYLAAHIGVLLLHFRKEGCNGIGAWVFNSFLNGTLLLLFLNFYIRKHLKGSRMVEDDDHPSPSSNNGESCELEGKKES
- the LOC116250203 gene encoding probable 1-acyl-sn-glycerol-3-phosphate acyltransferase 4 isoform X3 — its product is MQKQLADQLGVASPTEGALDGCETYTNEMNSLADGETETSSILQTDHSQVMLNLSSRHRPLSPLRILRGICCLVVLLSTAFMMLVCLSPVAYVLPRLFSVRCSRRMTSFFFSKWLSLWPFLFEKINKTKVVWSGEIVPPGERVLLLCNHRTEVDWMYLWNFAIRKGRLGYIKYILKNSLMKLPIFGWGFHIFDFIPVERKWEHDELLIREMLSTFLDPLDPLWLIVFPEGTDYTEQKCLRSQQHAKENGLPILKHVLLPKTKGFSVCTELLRNSLDKVTVCFDRFEESQLASPICPPASPIQICPLSSIPLI
- the LOC116250203 gene encoding probable 1-acyl-sn-glycerol-3-phosphate acyltransferase 5 isoform X1, with the translated sequence MQKQLADQLGVASPTEGALDGCETYTNEMNSLADGETETSSILQTDHSQVMLNLSSRHRPLSPLRILRGICCLVVLLSTAFMMLVCLSPVAYVLPRLFSVRCSRRMTSFFFSKWLSLWPFLFEKINKTKVVWSGEIVPPGERVLLLCNHRTEVDWMYLWNFAIRKGRLGYIKYILKNSLMKLPIFGWGFHIFDFIPVERKWEHDELLIREMLSTFLDPLDPLWLIVFPEGTDYTEQKCLRSQQHAKENGLPILKHVLLPKTKGFSVCTELLRNSLDKVYDVTIGYKHRCPSFMDNVFGVEPSEVHIHVRHFPLQAIPTSESEAADWLLNLFQQKDSLLSDFHSKGHFPNQTVEVDLSVPRCLVNFAFVIIVTTVCTFLTCLSPWFKLYVVLSCSYLTSATYFNIRPVPLFGGKNWTS
- the LOC116250203 gene encoding probable 1-acyl-sn-glycerol-3-phosphate acyltransferase 5 isoform X2, whose amino-acid sequence is MNSLADGETETSSILQTDHSQVMLNLSSRHRPLSPLRILRGICCLVVLLSTAFMMLVCLSPVAYVLPRLFSVRCSRRMTSFFFSKWLSLWPFLFEKINKTKVVWSGEIVPPGERVLLLCNHRTEVDWMYLWNFAIRKGRLGYIKYILKNSLMKLPIFGWGFHIFDFIPVERKWEHDELLIREMLSTFLDPLDPLWLIVFPEGTDYTEQKCLRSQQHAKENGLPILKHVLLPKTKGFSVCTELLRNSLDKVYDVTIGYKHRCPSFMDNVFGVEPSEVHIHVRHFPLQAIPTSESEAADWLLNLFQQKDSLLSDFHSKGHFPNQTVEVDLSVPRCLVNFAFVIIVTTVCTFLTCLSPWFKLYVVLSCSYLTSATYFNIRPVPLFGGKNWTS